One window of the Streptomyces asoensis genome contains the following:
- the chpE gene encoding chaplin ChpE translates to MKNLKKAAAVTMVAGGLMAAGAGMASATDGATALGEAKGSPGVVSGNLVQAPVHVPVNVVGNSVNVIGVLNPAFGNLGLNH, encoded by the coding sequence GTGAAGAACCTGAAGAAGGCAGCGGCCGTGACGATGGTGGCCGGCGGGCTGATGGCCGCGGGTGCCGGCATGGCCTCCGCCACCGACGGCGCCACCGCCCTCGGCGAGGCCAAGGGCTCGCCGGGCGTCGTCTCGGGCAATCTCGTCCAGGCCCCGGTGCACGTCCCGGTCAACGTGGTCGGCAACAGCGTGAACGTCATCGGCGTGCTGAACCCGGCCTTCGGCAACCTGGGTCTCAACCACTGA
- a CDS encoding chaplin: MNIAKKAAVALTVAGIAAGASAGAAVADAGAEGAAVKSPGVISGNVVQVPINIPINLCGNTINAIGALNPAFGNTCLND; the protein is encoded by the coding sequence ATGAACATCGCCAAAAAGGCTGCCGTGGCCCTCACCGTCGCGGGCATCGCCGCGGGCGCCTCGGCCGGTGCCGCCGTCGCCGACGCGGGTGCCGAAGGCGCGGCCGTGAAGTCGCCGGGCGTCATCTCGGGCAACGTCGTCCAGGTGCCGATCAACATCCCGATCAACCTCTGTGGCAACACGATCAACGCGATCGGCGCCCTGAACCCGGCGTTCGGCAACACCTGCCTCAACGACTGA
- a CDS encoding S-adenosylmethionine:tRNA ribosyltransferase-isomerase, with protein MTLAVQRVPEELSARVPAEQRGPGRDRDDVRLLVSRGTEASHHAFRELPCLLRAGDLLVVNTSPTLAAAVDGRVGHARVVVHFSTRGDDGRWAVELRDPDGKGTTRARAGGPAGIEVRLAGGVRLALEEPLSPGSGRLWWARVSPAGAVPGLLREYGRPIRYSYTERDQPLSVYQTVFALPSADGSGSAEMPSAARPFTAGLVAELVSRGVQFAPITLHTGVASAEVHEPPYPERFAVPEESARLINAVRSGGGRRAGGRVIAVGTTAVRAVESAAGADGVVRARAGWTDLVVTPARGVRVVDGLLTGLHEPEASHLLMLEAVAGRAAISRGYDEALGGRYLWHEFGDVHLVLPEENTDTEHCSGNYQ; from the coding sequence ATGACGCTGGCCGTGCAGCGGGTTCCGGAGGAGCTGTCGGCGCGGGTGCCGGCCGAGCAGCGCGGGCCGGGGCGGGACCGGGACGACGTACGGCTGCTGGTGTCGCGGGGGACGGAGGCGTCGCATCACGCGTTCCGGGAGCTGCCGTGTCTGCTGCGGGCCGGGGACCTGCTCGTGGTGAACACCTCGCCGACGCTGGCGGCGGCCGTGGACGGGCGGGTCGGGCACGCACGCGTGGTGGTGCACTTCTCCACGCGCGGTGACGACGGACGGTGGGCCGTGGAGCTGCGGGACCCGGACGGGAAGGGCACCACCCGCGCGCGTGCGGGCGGGCCCGCGGGGATCGAGGTGCGGCTGGCCGGGGGTGTGCGGCTGGCGCTGGAGGAGCCGCTGAGCCCGGGGAGCGGGCGGCTGTGGTGGGCGCGGGTGTCCCCTGCCGGGGCGGTGCCCGGGCTGCTGCGGGAGTACGGGCGGCCCATCCGTTACTCCTACACGGAGCGGGATCAGCCGCTGTCCGTCTACCAGACGGTGTTCGCGCTGCCCTCGGCCGACGGGTCGGGCAGTGCGGAGATGCCGAGTGCGGCGCGGCCCTTCACCGCGGGGCTGGTGGCGGAGCTGGTGAGCCGGGGGGTGCAGTTCGCGCCGATCACCCTGCACACCGGGGTCGCCTCGGCGGAGGTGCACGAGCCGCCGTACCCGGAGCGGTTCGCGGTGCCCGAGGAGTCGGCGCGGCTGATCAACGCCGTGCGGAGTGGTGGGGGGAGACGGGCCGGCGGGCGGGTGATCGCGGTGGGGACGACCGCCGTGCGGGCCGTGGAGTCGGCGGCCGGGGCGGACGGGGTCGTACGCGCGCGGGCGGGATGGACGGATCTCGTGGTCACCCCCGCGCGCGGGGTGCGGGTGGTGGACGGGCTGCTGACCGGGCTGCACGAGCCGGAGGCCTCGCATCTGCTGATGCTGGAGGCGGTGGCGGGGCGGGCCGCGATCAGCCGTGGCTACGACGAGGCGCTGGGCGGGCGCTATCTGTGGCACGAGTTCGGGGACGTGCACCTCGTCCTTCCGGAGGAGAACACTGACACAGAGCATTGCTCGGGCAACTATCAGTGA
- a CDS encoding GAF domain-containing sensor histidine kinase, giving the protein MSQGPRSGLAAVSSALLAMSRHLEVRDVLKTIVASARELLDAQYAALGVPDDHGGFAQFVVDGVGEEQWKAIGPLPRQHGILAAMLQEARPQRLADVRKDPRFEGWPSAHPEMSDFLGLPVRDGDEVLGALFLANKNCAKPRGGCGFTEDDEELLSILAQHAAIALTNARLYERSRELTIAEERSRLAHELHDAVSQKLFSLRLTAQAATALVDRDPARAKGELQQVAVLAAEAADELRAAVVELRPAALDEDGLVATLRTHIQVLDRAHTARVTFTSRGVRALPAAQEEALLRVAQEALHNALRHSGAQHVEVSLGKRGPGTVLRVTDDGGGFDPTTVRRAGRHLGLVSMRDRASGVGGTLTVESVPGKGTTIEMEAPGG; this is encoded by the coding sequence ATGAGTCAAGGCCCCCGGTCCGGCCTCGCCGCGGTGAGCTCCGCGCTGCTGGCCATGAGCAGGCACCTCGAGGTCCGCGACGTCCTCAAGACGATCGTCGCCTCCGCCCGTGAACTGCTGGACGCGCAGTACGCCGCCCTCGGCGTCCCCGACGACCACGGCGGCTTCGCCCAGTTCGTCGTCGACGGTGTCGGCGAGGAGCAGTGGAAGGCCATCGGCCCGCTGCCCCGCCAGCACGGCATCCTGGCGGCGATGCTCCAGGAGGCGCGGCCCCAGCGCCTCGCCGACGTCCGCAAGGACCCGCGCTTCGAGGGCTGGCCGTCCGCCCACCCCGAGATGTCCGACTTCCTGGGCCTGCCCGTCCGGGACGGCGACGAGGTCCTCGGCGCCCTGTTCCTGGCCAACAAGAACTGCGCCAAGCCCCGAGGCGGCTGCGGCTTCACCGAGGACGACGAGGAACTGCTCTCGATCCTCGCCCAGCACGCCGCGATAGCCCTCACCAACGCCCGCCTGTACGAGCGCAGCCGTGAACTGACGATCGCCGAGGAACGCTCCCGGCTGGCCCACGAACTGCACGACGCGGTGAGCCAGAAGCTGTTCTCCCTGCGCCTGACGGCCCAGGCCGCCACCGCGCTCGTCGACCGCGACCCCGCCCGCGCGAAGGGCGAACTCCAGCAGGTCGCCGTGCTCGCCGCCGAGGCCGCCGACGAACTGCGCGCCGCCGTCGTGGAGTTGCGCCCCGCAGCCCTCGACGAGGACGGCCTCGTCGCCACCCTCCGCACCCACATCCAGGTCCTCGACCGCGCCCACACCGCGCGCGTGACGTTCACCAGTCGGGGCGTCCGCGCGCTGCCCGCCGCGCAGGAGGAGGCCCTGCTGCGGGTCGCCCAGGAGGCACTGCACAACGCACTGCGTCACTCCGGGGCGCAGCACGTCGAGGTGAGCCTCGGCAAGCGCGGCCCGGGCACGGTCCTGCGCGTCACGGACGACGGCGGCGGCTTCGACCCGACGACGGTCCGCCGGGCCGGCCGCCACCTCGGGCTGGTGTCGATGCGGGACCGGGCGAGCGGGGTCGGTGGCACGCTCACAGTGGAATCGGTGCCCGGCAAGGGCACCACGATCGAGATGGAGGCTCCCGGTGGCTGA
- a CDS encoding SDR family NAD(P)-dependent oxidoreductase, with protein MPVAIITGASKGLGRALAEALAARGWDLVLDARTAEVLKETAAAVAAHGTRVEARAGDVTDAAHRAELVAAAWRLGGCDLLVNNASALGAEPLVRLAELPLDGLRRALEVNVVAALGLVQEALPLLHGAREGAVITVSSDAAAEAYETWGGYGASKAALDHLAAVLGAEEPGLRVWAVDPGDMATDLYAAAVPEDDDPRPDPAGVAPAFLRLLDERPASGRYGAPALLEGRR; from the coding sequence ATGCCGGTTGCGATCATCACGGGTGCGTCGAAGGGGCTGGGGCGGGCGCTGGCCGAGGCACTGGCCGCACGGGGCTGGGATCTGGTGCTCGACGCCAGGACCGCGGAGGTGCTGAAGGAGACGGCGGCGGCCGTGGCGGCGCACGGGACCCGGGTCGAGGCCCGCGCGGGGGACGTCACGGATGCGGCGCACCGGGCCGAGCTGGTGGCGGCCGCGTGGCGGCTCGGAGGCTGCGACCTGCTGGTGAACAACGCGAGCGCGCTGGGCGCCGAGCCGCTGGTGCGGCTGGCCGAGCTGCCCCTGGACGGGCTGCGGCGGGCGCTGGAGGTGAATGTCGTGGCGGCGCTGGGCCTGGTCCAGGAGGCGCTGCCGCTGCTGCACGGGGCGCGGGAGGGCGCGGTCATCACCGTCAGTTCGGACGCGGCCGCCGAGGCGTACGAGACGTGGGGCGGCTACGGGGCGTCCAAGGCGGCCCTGGACCATCTCGCGGCGGTGCTCGGTGCGGAGGAGCCGGGGCTGCGGGTGTGGGCGGTGGACCCCGGGGACATGGCCACGGACCTGTACGCGGCGGCCGTACCGGAGGACGACGATCCGCGGCCGGATCCGGCCGGTGTGGCGCCGGCCTTCCTGCGGCTGCTGGACGAGCGCCCGGCGAGCGGGCGGTACGGGGCTCCGGCCCTGCTGGAGGGACGGCGATGA
- a CDS encoding response regulator gives MADAIKVLLVDDHQVVRRGLRTFLEVQDDIEVVGEAADGAEGVSLAEELKPDVVLMDVKMPGMDGVEALRRLRDLANPARVLIVTSFTEQRTVVPALRAGAAGYVYKDVDPDALAGAIRSVHAGHILLQPEVAGALLSQDEGTSGQGRGGALTEREREVLGLIADGRSNREIARALVLSEKTVKTHVSNILMKLDLADRTQAALWAVRHGVTR, from the coding sequence GTGGCTGACGCAATCAAGGTGCTGCTCGTCGACGACCATCAGGTCGTCCGCCGGGGCCTGCGCACCTTCCTGGAGGTGCAGGACGACATCGAGGTCGTCGGAGAGGCCGCCGACGGCGCCGAAGGAGTCTCACTCGCCGAGGAGTTGAAGCCCGACGTCGTGCTGATGGACGTCAAGATGCCCGGCATGGACGGCGTCGAGGCCCTCCGCAGACTCCGCGACCTCGCCAACCCCGCGCGCGTGCTGATCGTCACCAGCTTCACCGAACAGCGCACGGTGGTCCCCGCCCTGCGCGCGGGTGCCGCCGGGTACGTCTACAAGGACGTGGACCCCGACGCGCTCGCCGGCGCCATCCGCTCGGTCCACGCCGGCCACATCCTGCTCCAGCCGGAGGTCGCCGGGGCACTCCTCTCCCAGGACGAGGGCACCTCGGGCCAGGGCAGAGGCGGCGCGCTCACGGAACGCGAGCGCGAGGTGCTCGGCCTGATAGCGGACGGCCGCTCGAACCGCGAGATCGCCCGGGCCCTGGTCCTCTCCGAGAAGACGGTCAAGACACACGTCTCGAACATCCTGATGAAGCTCGACCTCGCGGACCGCACCCAGGCCGCGCTCTGGGCCGTACGCCATGGCGTGACCCGCTGA